The Catharus ustulatus isolate bCatUst1 chromosome 13, bCatUst1.pri.v2, whole genome shotgun sequence genome includes a window with the following:
- the MAJIN gene encoding LOW QUALITY PROTEIN: membrane-anchored junction protein (The sequence of the model RefSeq protein was modified relative to this genomic sequence to represent the inferred CDS: inserted 1 base in 1 codon): MLPQQSSPANSSTSCPPPSGERAAELRTRAGRIPASYLQLGSAGLGWPRLGCGYARLSATRSTPLLSAPLSLQPRPGLSGVQEREMSLKPFTYPLPETRFLHAGRHVYKFKLRYGNFNSLSQSGLTESAAKESEEVIRVILGNLDNLHPFXTDHFTVFPYLSKWEQVSKVKFKHENVHLLPYPYICTLYLELNSFQQNISCGKEVNKGRDELVRRRNECQKSTAMEESVKRRRVEVRDDASCPQSYMAETGADCVHQMSKAEHGIEKNSSKANELEFSPASLTKDYDQLSFWGPVEFSLEQKRVVSQAEGAVQLLQQIDQTGKKGNMKSEGRGLSHFWRSIIFSPLQHLFGGKK, encoded by the exons ATGCTCCCTCAGCAGTCCAGCCCGGCCAACTCCAGCACGTCCTGCCCGCCACCGTCAGGGgaaagggctgcagagctgcgGACCCGCGCTGGCCGTATCCCCGCTTCCTACCTGCAGCTGGGCTCGGCGGGATTAGGTTGGCCTCGGCTCGGCTGCGGCTATGCTCGGCTGAGCGCCACGCGCTCCACTCCGCTCCTCTCGGCCCCGCTCAGTctgcagccccggcccggcttG TCTGGCGTTCAGGAGAGAGAGATGTCGTTGAAACCATTCACCTACCCATTGCCCGAAACAAGATTTCTTCATGCTGGCAGGCATGTGTACAAATTTAAACTCCGGTATGGCAACTTTAACAG CCTCTCCCAATCTGGTCTCACTGAAAGTGCTGCCAAGGAGTCAGAG GAAGTGATTCGAGTGATCCTTGGAAATCTTGACAATTTACATCCAT CTACAGACCACTTTACTGTCTTTCCAT ATTTGAGTAAGTGGGAGCAAGTATCAAAGGTTAAATTCAAACACGAGAATGTCCATCTCCTGCCTTATCCCTACATTTGTACATTGTATCTAGAATTGAACTCATTTCAGCAAAACATATCTTGTG GTAAAGAAGTAAACAAGGGCAGAGATGAGCTT GTCAGGAGAAGAAACGAGTGCCAGAAAAGTACTGCAATGGAAGAATCAGTGAAGAGGAGAAGAGTGGAAGTCAGAGATGATGCCTCATGCCCACAATCATATATGGCAG AAACTGGAGCTGACTGTGTTCACCAGATGAGTAAAGCAGAGCATGGAATTGAAAAG aaTTCTTCCAAAGCAAATGAGCTTGAGTTTAGCCCAGCATCCCTTACTAAAGACTATGACCAACTGAGTTTCT GGGGACCTGTGGAATTTTCCCTTGAACAAAAAAGAGTAGTCAGTCAGGCTGAGggtgcagtgcagctgctgcagcaaatagaccaaacaggaaagaaaggaaacatgAAGTCAGAAGGAAGAGGTCTTTCACACTTCTGGAGAAG CATCATCTTTTCGCCACTACAACATCTTTTTGGTGGAAAGAAGTGA
- the LOC117002269 gene encoding T-cell surface glycoprotein CD1b-3-like gives MQSPHLLLFLFLPILLPGMWADPEANPQVIQLLLTGLFANISSAEVSSVALVGDIPVFTLDPANWSIHFHWPWVRQAAAEGDGEKIMSQYKIGLRNMIRFVHETAQQTKQHYPLVVQFRAGCVLYPNETRHAFLNAGWGGRDLMAFEVDKQRWEARQTSQVAELVSKSINRQKSVGVLLEYLLTIWVCRNNFETVKRYGREILERQELPVATVFAHTPSLDQLLLVCHVTGFYPRPISVAWLRDGQEVPPGPALNTSTILPNADLTYQLRSVLAVVPHDGHSYVCRVRHQSLGTRSLLIPWENGSKAPTISITIAVLLLVATASAGGFWWWKHRKGNEATWEDQGFII, from the exons ATGCAGTcccctcacctcctcctcttcctctttctcccgATCCTCCTCCCTGGGATGTGGGCAGACCCAGAGG CAAACCCACAGGTTATCCAGTTACTCCTGACTGGCCTCTTTGCCaacatcagctctgctgaggtGTCAAGTGTGGCACTTGTGGGGGACATACCTGTCTTTACACTGGATCCAGCCAACTGGAGCATCCACTTCCACTGGCCCTGGGTCcgccaggctgcagctgaaggagatgGGGAAAAGATAATGTCCCAGTACAAAATTGGTCTGCGCAATATGATCCGATTTGTGCACGAGACAGCTCAGCAGACAAAACAGCACT ACCCATTGGTGGTCCAGTTCCGCGCAGGCTGTGTGCTGTACCCCAATGAGACAAGACACGCCTTCCTGAATGCTGGCTGGGGTGGCAGAGACCTCATGGCTTTTGAGGTAGATAAACAACGCTGGGAAGCCCGGCAGACATCCCAGGTGGCAGAGCTGGTCAGCAAGAGCATCAACAGGCAAAAGTCTGTCGGAGTGCTCCTGGAGTACCTTCTCACCATCTGGGTGTGCCGCAACAACTTTGAAACTGTGAAGAGGTATGGGAGGGAAATTCTGGAGAGACAAG agctgcctgtggccACGGTCTTCGCCCACACCCCCAGCCTAGACCAGCTGCTGCTTGTTTGCCATGTCACTGGCTTCTACCCCCGGCCCATCAGCGTGGCCTGGCTGCGGGATGGCCAGGAGGTGCCTCCGGGCCCAGCGCTCAACACCAGCACCATCCTGCCCAACGCTGACCTCACCTACCAGCTCCGCAGCGTCCTGGCCGTGGTCCCTCATGATGGGCACAGCTATGTCTGCCGTGTGCGCCACCAGAGCCTGGGCACCCGCAGCCTTCTCATCCCGTGGG aAAATGGCAGCAAAGCTCCAACCATCAGCATCACAATTGCAGTGCTGCTTCTTGTGGCCACCGCCTCTGCTGGGGGATTTTGGTGGTGGAAGCACAG GAAAGGTAACGAGGCTACATGGGAGGACCAAGGATTCATCATTTGA
- the LOC117002271 gene encoding T-cell surface glycoprotein CD1b-3-like, with translation MQPLSPLCPPDPFVVQCTAGCVLYPNRTSQAFCIRGLQWPGFPQLDTENVTWTLSQDTKLSRYVQSFLQNYTALNELVEILFNDTCADELEVILQYGKPALERQELPVATVFARTPSLDQLLLVCHVTGFYPRPISVAWLRDGQEVPPGPALNTSTILPNADLTYQLRSVLAVVPHDGHSYVCRVRHQSLGTRSLLIPWGRCHPWG, from the exons ATGCAACCTCTCTCCCCTCTTTGCCCACCAGACCCCTTTGTGGTTCAGTGCACAGCAGGCTGCGTGCTGTACCCCAACAGAACCTCCCAGGCCTTTTGCATACGTGGGTTACAATGGCCAGGATTTCCTCAGCTTGACACGGAGAATGTCACCTGGACCCTCTCCCAGGACACCAAGTTGTCAAGGTATGTCCAGTCATTTCTCCAGAACTACACCGCCTTGAATGAACTGGTGGAAATTCTTTTCAATGATACTTGTGCCGATGAACTTGAGGTGATCCTGCAGTATGGAAAGCCAGCTTTGGAGAGACAAG agctgcctgtggccACGGTCTTCGCCCGCACCCCCAGCCTAGACCAGCTGCTGCTTGTTTGCCATGTCACTGGCTTCTACCCCCGGCCCATCAGCGTGGCCTGGCTGCGGGATGGCCAGGAGGTGCCTCCGGGCCCAGCGCTCAACACCAGCACCATCCTGCCCAACGCTGACCTCACCTACCAGCTCCGCAGCGTCCTGGCCGTGGTCCCTCATGATGGGCACAGCTATGTCTGCCGTGTGCGCCACCAGAGCCTGGGCACCCGCAGCCTTCTCATCCCGTGGGGTAGGTGCCACCCATGGGGATGA